In Gemmata obscuriglobus, a single genomic region encodes these proteins:
- a CDS encoding alpha/beta hydrolase, with amino-acid sequence MRRLLPFAALAALAVTLQTPAADDYAPGEDSVPHAGVPKGTVTPFRWKTSKVFEGTERDCWVYVPAQYDGKTPACVMVFQDGSAYVGEKGAFRAPVVFDNLIHKGQMPVTVGVFINPGKFPTPKREEKDWRSNRSFEYDTVSNQYAQFLEKEILPEVGKTVKLRTDADGRAICGLSSGGICAFTAAWERPDLFSKVLSHIGSFTNIRGGDVYPGLIRKTEKKKIRVFLQDGTGDLDNLHGNWPLANLSMAAALKHMDYDYRLVMGDGAHSGKHGGAILPDALRWLWRDTPPAK; translated from the coding sequence ATGCGCCGGCTCCTCCCGTTCGCGGCCCTCGCCGCACTCGCCGTCACTCTTCAAACCCCGGCCGCCGACGACTACGCGCCGGGCGAAGACTCGGTGCCCCACGCGGGCGTGCCCAAGGGCACGGTCACACCGTTCCGCTGGAAGACGAGCAAGGTGTTCGAGGGCACCGAGCGGGACTGCTGGGTGTACGTGCCGGCGCAGTACGACGGCAAGACCCCGGCGTGCGTGATGGTGTTCCAGGACGGCAGCGCGTATGTGGGCGAGAAGGGCGCGTTCCGCGCGCCGGTCGTGTTCGACAACCTGATCCACAAGGGACAGATGCCGGTCACGGTGGGGGTCTTCATCAACCCCGGCAAGTTCCCCACCCCCAAGCGCGAGGAGAAGGACTGGCGCTCCAACCGGAGCTTCGAGTACGACACCGTTTCGAACCAGTACGCCCAGTTCCTTGAGAAGGAGATCCTCCCTGAAGTCGGGAAGACCGTGAAGCTTCGTACCGACGCGGACGGGCGGGCGATCTGCGGGCTCAGTTCGGGCGGGATCTGCGCGTTCACCGCCGCGTGGGAGCGGCCCGACCTGTTCTCGAAGGTGCTGTCGCACATCGGCAGTTTCACCAACATCCGGGGCGGCGACGTGTACCCCGGGCTGATCCGCAAGACCGAGAAGAAGAAGATCCGCGTGTTCCTTCAGGACGGGACGGGCGACCTCGACAACCTGCACGGCAACTGGCCGCTGGCGAACCTGTCGATGGCCGCGGCGCTGAAGCACATGGACTACGACTACCGGCTCGTAATGGGCGACGGGGCGCACAGCGGCAAGCACGGCGGCGCGATCCTGCCGGACGCGCTCCGCTGGCTGTGGCGCGACACCCCGCCGGCGAAATGA